A stretch of Mesorhizobium sp. M2A.F.Ca.ET.046.03.2.1 DNA encodes these proteins:
- the ppk2 gene encoding polyphosphate kinase 2 → MKKAKQTAEAAPATTPIKIKIGGKEREFDIDNPVLPDWIEDNKLTAGAYPYDKKMKGEDYEKELEGLQIELVKAQAWLQATGKRVMALFEGRDAAGKGGTIFVLRQYMNPRTARNVALTKPTPTEAGQWYYQRYVDHFPTSGEFVTFDRSWYNRAGVEPVMGFCTPEQHEKFLDETPHFERMICNEGIHFFKFWLNIGRETQLERFHDRRWSPLKNWKFSPIDIAGVSKWDEYTKARDQMVERTHKEFSPWIIVRANDKRRARLAVIQRILLSLPYDGRDLDAVGKPDKKIIGEGPGFLKD, encoded by the coding sequence GCCACAACACCGATCAAGATCAAGATCGGCGGCAAGGAGCGCGAGTTCGACATCGACAATCCGGTCCTGCCGGACTGGATCGAGGACAACAAGCTGACGGCCGGCGCCTATCCTTACGACAAGAAGATGAAGGGCGAGGACTACGAAAAGGAGCTCGAAGGGCTGCAAATCGAACTGGTCAAGGCGCAGGCCTGGCTTCAGGCGACCGGCAAGCGGGTGATGGCGCTGTTCGAGGGCAGAGACGCGGCCGGCAAGGGCGGCACGATCTTCGTGCTGCGGCAGTACATGAACCCGCGCACTGCCCGCAACGTCGCGCTGACCAAGCCGACGCCGACCGAGGCCGGGCAATGGTATTATCAGCGCTATGTCGACCATTTCCCGACTTCGGGCGAATTCGTCACCTTCGACCGCTCCTGGTACAACCGGGCCGGTGTCGAGCCGGTCATGGGGTTCTGCACGCCGGAGCAACATGAGAAATTCCTCGACGAGACACCGCATTTTGAACGGATGATCTGCAACGAAGGCATCCATTTCTTCAAATTTTGGCTGAATATCGGTCGCGAGACCCAGCTCGAGCGGTTCCATGACCGCCGCTGGTCGCCGCTGAAGAACTGGAAGTTCTCGCCGATCGACATCGCCGGCGTCAGCAAATGGGACGAGTACACCAAGGCGCGCGACCAGATGGTCGAGCGCACGCACAAGGAATTCTCGCCCTGGATCATCGTGCGCGCCAACGACAAGCGCCGCGCCCGGCTTGCGGTGATCCAGCGTATCCTTCTGTCGCTGCCCTATGATGGCCGCGACCTGGATGCCGTCGGCAAGCCCGACAAGAAGATCATCGGCGAAGGGCCGGGGTTCCTGAAGGACTGA
- a CDS encoding enoyl-CoA hydratase-related protein → MSFHPEPELRGHTLVVTVSSHDGRPVLDRHAYASLARTLHEAAVNDEVRVVMLRGLAGCFCLGGDFSEFLDATKHRELIAAVTDMFRMLATFPKPVLACVDGDAVGVGCTILFHCDMVIASKGSTFRVPFVDFGLVPDAATSILAPQKLGYAGAFRFFCLGDTLGVEDAKALGLVGEIVTEGSAEEATLARAKQLAKKPVAALLQTRSLLKGDTAVLCDRIDHEITLFQQALQDDTTLKRLQRIARLAA, encoded by the coding sequence ATGAGTTTCCATCCCGAACCGGAACTGCGCGGCCATACACTGGTCGTCACCGTGTCCTCGCATGACGGCCGGCCGGTGCTAGATCGGCATGCCTATGCGAGCCTTGCCAGGACCCTCCACGAGGCGGCCGTCAATGACGAGGTCCGCGTCGTCATGCTGCGCGGCCTTGCCGGATGCTTCTGCCTTGGCGGCGATTTCTCGGAGTTCCTCGATGCCACCAAGCACCGGGAACTGATCGCCGCGGTCACCGACATGTTCCGCATGCTGGCGACCTTCCCCAAGCCGGTGCTTGCCTGCGTCGACGGCGATGCCGTCGGCGTCGGCTGCACCATCCTGTTCCACTGCGACATGGTGATCGCCTCGAAGGGCAGCACCTTCAGGGTGCCGTTCGTCGATTTCGGCCTGGTGCCGGACGCGGCGACCAGCATCCTGGCGCCCCAGAAGCTCGGCTATGCGGGCGCCTTCCGCTTCTTCTGCCTGGGCGACACGCTCGGCGTCGAGGATGCCAAGGCCCTCGGCCTTGTCGGCGAGATCGTGACGGAAGGCAGCGCCGAGGAAGCAACGCTGGCGAGGGCGAAACAGCTCGCCAAGAAGCCGGTGGCGGCATTGCTGCAGACGCGGAGCCTTCTCAAGGGCGATACGGCGGTGTTGTGCGATCGTATCGACCACGAGATCACGCTGTTCCAGCAGGCGCTTCAGGATGACACCACGCTGAAGCGGCTGCAGCGGATCGCCCGCCTAGCCGCCTGA
- a CDS encoding GNAT family N-acetyltransferase has product MLFALTTQELMERPDLWEAVHRLRYKIFVEEMGWTDLDRPDQLEIDQFDHDEAEHHLVIRNGELAGYQRMLPTTRPHLLTDVLSDLCEGQSPSGPNVWELTRYAVAPGFRDGKRGVSTVGTELIAGFVEWGLKRNVNQVIIEFEPMWVLRALQLHFLAKPLGYQRTYGNQQVVATLLTFTEHTLEVVRARRNHFLPVLNRGYPGLLGLKQAS; this is encoded by the coding sequence ATGCTTTTTGCCCTTACCACTCAGGAATTGATGGAACGCCCCGACCTTTGGGAGGCCGTCCATCGCCTGCGCTACAAGATCTTCGTCGAGGAGATGGGATGGACCGATCTCGACCGTCCCGACCAGCTCGAGATAGATCAGTTCGACCATGACGAGGCCGAACACCATCTTGTGATCCGCAACGGCGAACTGGCCGGTTACCAGCGCATGCTGCCGACGACGCGGCCGCATCTTCTGACGGACGTGCTGTCCGATCTCTGCGAGGGGCAGTCCCCCTCGGGACCGAATGTGTGGGAACTGACCCGCTACGCGGTGGCTCCGGGTTTTCGTGACGGCAAGCGCGGCGTCTCGACGGTCGGCACCGAACTGATCGCCGGCTTCGTGGAATGGGGCCTGAAGCGCAACGTCAACCAGGTCATCATCGAGTTCGAGCCGATGTGGGTGCTGAGAGCCCTGCAACTGCACTTCCTGGCAAAGCCGCTGGGCTACCAGCGCACCTATGGCAACCAGCAGGTCGTCGCGACCCTGCTCACCTTCACCGAGCATACGCTCGAGGTCGTGCGAGCCCGCCGCAACCACTTCCTGCCGGTGCTGAACCGGGGTTATCCGGGCCTGCTTGGCCTGAAGCAGGCTTCGTGA
- a CDS encoding LuxR family transcriptional regulator yields MGLFDRTLEYIDQLQNAGTAAAVCERLLGVTSNFGLTALMAGTVPQPGTPRGRQKQHVMLCDWPGEWLERYVARNYVDHDPVVSHMKQLQAPFQWRDASKNAVIDKSSDEVMGDARQFKLRDGLAFPLVTLDGQIVMVSLGGESVELSDQEFGMVSLASTYAIGRAMQLHTKADSVVDHIELTARERECLQWAAVGKSEWEISQILGISEHTSEKHLLNAKSKLGAANRVQAVAEAIRRGYIS; encoded by the coding sequence ATGGGCCTGTTTGACAGAACTCTGGAATATATTGACCAGTTGCAGAATGCTGGCACCGCGGCGGCGGTTTGCGAGAGGCTGCTGGGCGTCACTTCGAATTTCGGCCTGACCGCCCTGATGGCGGGAACCGTGCCGCAACCTGGCACGCCACGCGGCCGGCAGAAACAGCATGTGATGCTTTGCGATTGGCCCGGGGAATGGCTGGAGCGCTACGTGGCGCGCAACTATGTCGACCACGATCCGGTCGTCAGTCACATGAAGCAGCTTCAGGCGCCGTTCCAATGGCGGGACGCGTCCAAGAACGCCGTAATCGACAAGAGCAGCGACGAGGTCATGGGCGACGCGCGCCAGTTCAAGCTGCGCGATGGTCTTGCGTTTCCGTTGGTGACGCTCGACGGCCAGATCGTCATGGTCTCGCTGGGCGGTGAATCCGTTGAACTGTCGGACCAGGAATTCGGAATGGTCTCGCTGGCGTCGACCTATGCGATCGGCCGCGCCATGCAACTGCACACCAAGGCCGACAGCGTCGTCGATCATATAGAATTGACGGCACGTGAGCGGGAATGCCTGCAATGGGCGGCCGTTGGCAAGTCCGAATGGGAGATATCTCAAATTTTAGGCATCTCGGAACATACTTCCGAGAAACATCTTCTCAACGCCAAGAGCAAACTCGGCGCAGCCAATCGGGTGCAGGCAGTCGCGGAAGCGATCAGGCGTGGCTATATTAGCTAG
- a CDS encoding transporter substrate-binding domain-containing protein, whose amino-acid sequence MSALAGVLPFAGATQGAEPQVPVLWDAKERLPKPDLSALPRLRFLTTTDFPPFNFLDGAGRLSGFHIDLARAICAELGVAEKCQIQALPWNELEDALQKGEGEAIIAGIAATPASREKYAFSRSYMQFPARFIMPKAKAFAEPILDKLRSKRVGVVAGSAHEKMLRDYFSTVQVVTFETPEALYADLKAGKVDAAFGDGMRFAFWLGGSDAAGCCRFAGGPYLAPEYLGSGMAIATRAGDPALAAAFDYALQEISIKGTFAEFYLRYFPVSFF is encoded by the coding sequence ATGTCCGCACTTGCCGGCGTATTGCCCTTTGCCGGCGCGACTCAAGGCGCGGAGCCGCAGGTGCCGGTGCTGTGGGATGCCAAGGAGCGGTTGCCGAAACCCGATCTCTCCGCTCTGCCGCGACTCAGATTCCTCACAACCACCGATTTTCCGCCCTTCAACTTCCTCGACGGCGCGGGTCGCCTGTCCGGTTTCCACATCGACCTGGCGCGGGCAATCTGCGCGGAATTGGGCGTCGCCGAGAAATGCCAGATCCAGGCCCTGCCGTGGAACGAGTTGGAGGATGCCCTGCAGAAGGGCGAGGGCGAGGCGATCATTGCCGGCATCGCGGCGACGCCAGCGAGCCGCGAGAAATACGCCTTCTCGCGCTCCTATATGCAGTTCCCGGCACGCTTCATCATGCCGAAGGCGAAGGCCTTCGCCGAGCCGATCCTCGACAAGCTGCGCAGCAAGCGGGTCGGCGTCGTCGCCGGCTCGGCGCATGAGAAAATGCTGCGCGATTACTTCAGCACCGTGCAGGTGGTGACCTTCGAAACACCGGAAGCCCTCTATGCCGATCTCAAGGCCGGCAAGGTCGACGCCGCCTTCGGCGACGGCATGCGTTTCGCCTTCTGGCTGGGCGGCTCCGACGCGGCCGGCTGCTGCCGCTTTGCTGGCGGTCCGTATCTGGCGCCGGAATATCTGGGCTCGGGCATGGCGATCGCCACCAGGGCGGGCGATCCGGCGCTGGCCGCCGCCTTCGACTATGCGCTGCAGGAAATCTCGATCAAGGGCACCTTCGCCGAGTTCTATCTGCGCTATTTTCCCGTCAGCTTCTTCTGA
- a CDS encoding tellurite resistance TerB family protein: MPLLTPHEALIHLMVITSASDRDMTDVELARIGDVVRSWPVFVDFNQDRLIPVAQACQKALHEKGGLEGVLARIAEALPERLRDTAYAAAFEVAAVDLEMRMEEVRVLQLIRLKLDLDTLTVAAIARAAKARLRTLT, from the coding sequence ATGCCTTTGTTGACGCCGCACGAAGCCCTGATCCACCTGATGGTCATCACCTCGGCTTCCGATCGGGACATGACCGATGTCGAGCTGGCGCGGATCGGCGACGTCGTCCGTTCCTGGCCGGTTTTCGTCGACTTCAACCAGGACAGGCTGATTCCAGTGGCGCAAGCCTGCCAGAAGGCGCTGCATGAGAAGGGTGGGCTGGAAGGCGTGCTGGCCCGCATTGCCGAAGCGCTGCCGGAGCGGCTGCGCGATACAGCCTACGCCGCCGCTTTCGAGGTCGCCGCCGTCGATCTCGAAATGCGCATGGAGGAGGTCAGGGTGCTGCAGCTCATCCGCCTCAAGCTCGATCTCGACACGCTGACCGTGGCCGCGATAGCGCGAGCGGCCAAGGCGCGCCTACGCACGCTGACTTAG